One Numenius arquata chromosome 10, bNumArq3.hap1.1, whole genome shotgun sequence DNA segment encodes these proteins:
- the TMEM72 gene encoding transmembrane protein 72 has protein sequence MGQKALWGALEYTCRLLGISTAAVLIGVGVETLQRGQFKSLAFYLLFSGVAVTVCEGFFFISLFLEMCFTYKPDSLAQACWKRARRPGSFQKFLGYTLLSVACFLHPVLVWHVTIPGSMLVLTALAYFLLSKRRKSPEHKETHPQVGQYVDPSATVAAPTVAGDTEQTYTFHGAQREQHRSLLGHMKSILKGSKDRSLAPAAPAQPEAPPAPRKQVHFQEKVVQIIPSVSESLEDLESEAEETTSDTTPILTPPDAPVILAPLSSTGLF, from the exons ATGGGGCAGAAGGCGCTGTGGGGTGCCCTGGAGTACACCTGCCGGTTGCTGGGCATCTCCACCGCAGCAG TGCTGATCGGCGTGGGTGTGGAAACTCTGCAGCGAGGACAGTTCAAAAGCCTGGCTTTCTATCTGCT TTTTTCAGGGGTTGCAGTTACGGTCTGTGAAGGCTTCTTCTTTATCAGTTTGTTCCTGGAGATGTGCTTCAC ATACAAGCCTGACTCCCTGGCACAGGCCTGCTGGAAGCGAGCGAGACGCCCAGGGAGCTTCCAGAAATTCCTAGGGTACACGCTGCTGTCGGTGGCTTGCTTCCTGCATCCCGTCCTTGTctggcatgtcaccatccctg GGTCCATGCTGGTGCTCACCGCCCTGGCGTATTTTTTACTGAGcaagagaaggaagagcccagAGCACAAAGAGACACATCCTCAGGTGGGCCAGTATGTGGACCCTTCAGCCACTGTGGCAGCCCCAACTGTTGCTGGTGACACTGAGCAGACCTACACCTTCCATGGAGCCCAGAGGGAACAGCACCGTTCGCTGCTGGGCCACATGAAGAGCATCCTGAAGGGCAGCAAGGACAGGAGcctggctccagcagctcctgcccaacctgaagccccaccagccccacgcAAGCAAGTGCACTTCCAGGAGAAGGTGGTGCAGATCATCCCCTCAGTCAGCGAGAGCTTGGAGGACTTGGAGAGTGAGGCTGAGGAGACCACGTCAGACACAACACCCATCCTCACCCCACCTGATGCCCCTGTCATCCTCGCTCCCCTCAGCTCCACAGGCCTCTTCTGA